A genome region from Acinetobacter lwoffii includes the following:
- a CDS encoding ABC transporter substrate-binding protein yields the protein MTILALAMTTGQASWAKSSAHPDKVLNLAFEAPDDGFDMVKTYNFYSGSVAEAIFEPLLRYDYLARPAILVPNTAESLPKVEQDGKVYTFKIKPGIYFSPDPVFQGKKRELVARDYIYSMQRIMDPTNHSPSFSFIEGKILGADQVIQQAKKTGKFNYDAPIPGLKALDKYTLQITLTRSDLNFPYILAYVAFAGTAREVIEHYGDRVGQHPVGTGAYQLHKYVPRSRIELIASPNYRGFVWNFKGDGSEWDQRIVKAMQGKQMPQIGKVKISIIEEEQSRWLALKSGQLDYDKLTASGAEQALENKQLKSEYKKKGILHYLNKEPEITYTIMNMRDPVIGGNSLEKIALRRAIALSYNQKEAIQQLYKGHAVKAEMILPEGVGGYNPNYRSSIAYNPLIANKLLDRFGYKKGVDGYRTLPDGKPLVLKMNSTSSSSSIISAELWKKNLDAIGVKVEFKVSNFADNLKEATQCKHMMWGGAWIADYPEGENFAQLLYGPNAQQGNLSCYTSKAYDALYQTAMKLPPQQRTPYYEQMNRQMEADNPWILHNTRVRNWLIHPQVQGFKAHPVTRAVWQYLDIEPVKK from the coding sequence ATGACAATTTTGGCTTTGGCCATGACTACGGGGCAAGCCTCCTGGGCAAAATCATCTGCACATCCGGATAAAGTTTTAAACCTGGCTTTCGAAGCGCCTGATGATGGTTTTGATATGGTCAAAACCTATAATTTTTATAGTGGTAGCGTTGCTGAAGCCATTTTTGAACCTTTATTGCGTTATGACTATCTGGCGCGGCCGGCAATTCTGGTACCAAATACCGCCGAATCCTTACCCAAGGTTGAACAGGATGGCAAAGTCTATACCTTTAAAATCAAGCCAGGAATTTATTTTAGTCCTGATCCTGTATTTCAGGGCAAGAAGCGTGAACTGGTGGCACGTGATTATATCTACTCCATGCAAAGGATCATGGATCCCACAAATCATTCTCCGTCTTTTTCTTTTATTGAGGGAAAAATCCTTGGGGCAGATCAGGTCATCCAGCAGGCTAAAAAAACTGGCAAGTTCAACTACGATGCGCCTATTCCCGGTTTAAAAGCACTAGATAAATATACTTTACAAATCACCTTGACCCGTTCCGATCTGAATTTTCCATATATTCTGGCCTATGTCGCTTTTGCTGGTACTGCACGCGAAGTCATCGAACATTATGGCGATCGGGTAGGTCAGCATCCAGTCGGAACAGGGGCATATCAGTTACACAAATATGTGCCGCGTAGCCGTATTGAGTTAATTGCTAGTCCAAATTATCGCGGTTTTGTCTGGAACTTCAAGGGAGATGGTTCAGAGTGGGATCAACGGATTGTCAAGGCTATGCAAGGCAAGCAGATGCCGCAAATCGGCAAGGTCAAGATCAGCATCATTGAAGAAGAACAATCACGCTGGCTGGCTTTAAAATCTGGACAATTAGACTATGACAAACTGACTGCAAGCGGCGCTGAACAGGCACTGGAAAATAAGCAGCTGAAAAGTGAATACAAGAAAAAAGGCATCCTGCATTATCTGAATAAAGAACCGGAAATCACCTATACCATCATGAATATGCGTGATCCGGTGATTGGTGGGAACTCACTGGAAAAAATTGCACTACGCCGTGCCATTGCCTTGTCCTATAACCAGAAAGAAGCCATCCAGCAGCTATATAAGGGCCATGCTGTTAAAGCTGAAATGATTCTTCCTGAAGGCGTGGGCGGATATAACCCGAATTATAGAAGCAGCATTGCCTACAACCCATTGATTGCCAATAAACTGCTCGATCGTTTTGGCTACAAGAAAGGAGTCGACGGTTACCGCACCTTGCCTGATGGCAAACCATTGGTTCTGAAAATGAACTCGACTAGCTCAAGCTCTTCCATTATTTCTGCGGAGCTATGGAAAAAGAACCTGGATGCAATCGGGGTAAAAGTTGAATTTAAAGTCAGTAACTTTGCCGACAATTTAAAAGAAGCCACTCAATGCAAACATATGATGTGGGGTGGCGCCTGGATTGCAGATTATCCGGAAGGGGAAAACTTTGCCCAGTTGCTGTATGGCCCAAATGCCCAGCAAGGTAACCTGAGCTGCTATACCTCTAAAGCCTATGACGCGCTGTATCAAACTGCGATGAAACTGCCGCCTCAGCAACGCACTCCATATTATGAGCAGATGAACCGCCAGATGGAGGCCGATAATCCATGGATTTTGCACAATACCCGGGTACGTAACTGGCTGATTCACCCACAGGTACAGGGCTTTAAGGCACATCCGGTGACTAGAGCAGTTTGGCAATATCTGGATATTGAACCTGTTAAAAAATAA
- a CDS encoding TonB-dependent receptor: protein MKKNKLVGSMGAPTVGKKLIKLSALSLSMMCLSLAHAADEPENSAAQPTKVEKVRVTGSSIKGVAAQSASPITIIKGEDLVNQGVTTVEEALMKVSANQASYVTAQNVGASNTSGSTANLRGLGSDKTLVLINGRRVASSAFGTDSTNLNNIPLALVERIEVLRDGASAVYGADAVGGVINFITKKQYEGVGITLGGQIPEEKGGEKIDVSIFGGYGDLDEQGFNVYGVIDYRKQDTIWAKDRKVSRRGGVLPELGIDGSSANAFPANFYDPNGGPLDEDGNPEGILGNPYGDDCLNTKDTVPEDGFCYLNTQTVIGIVPEQENLSALGRATFKLSDNFNAIGEYIYARDEVTTSIAPDVYSRSVTLPYASKYYPGKGITPAFDGLTTNTLQLYLRSQGGNRVSKSINESNRIFAGIEGEAYGWDMNGGITYTKSEATDSFVSGYLNRSRVQAALDNGTLNPFGPQAPEDQGLWNTFDVKGDTNQASLDSTTIDFTVSRPIYTLPAGDVGFAFGGSFSKQDWEATVNSEIVAQVPGSGIDPNKPKSSGDRDISAVFTEFQVPLLTNLELQLAARYDDYSDFGDTFNPKVALRWEPVKELMFRTSYSTGFRAPSLYDVNAPSVRTWTGARYNDPILCPGGTPTETRYQTECNTQFIRTQGGNSELGPEESTSYMAGFVFEPIKNLVFTADYYNIEIENLIGTIGESSIFGDPEKYAQYFVRNAEGRIDHISTNLINSGGLKTQGIDLSLNYLSPMTATGRFGFGIDGTYVIKMDYQSEPGGEWEGYVGVYDDPAVVRWKHTANVNWSYENWRMVFEQQFVRGYEDYSEERDVADYTVYNISGTYKGFKNLELTAGIKNMFDAEPPASDVMDNFQYGYDPRYSDPTGRAYFLRGTYKFF from the coding sequence ATGAAAAAAAACAAATTGGTCGGATCTATGGGGGCTCCAACCGTTGGAAAAAAACTCATCAAATTAAGCGCGTTAAGCTTAAGCATGATGTGTCTTTCGCTGGCACATGCAGCAGATGAACCAGAAAACTCCGCTGCACAACCTACCAAGGTAGAGAAAGTGCGAGTTACTGGATCATCTATTAAAGGTGTAGCCGCACAAAGCGCCTCACCAATCACGATTATTAAAGGTGAAGATCTGGTGAATCAGGGGGTAACCACTGTAGAAGAAGCATTGATGAAAGTCAGTGCCAACCAAGCAAGTTATGTCACAGCACAAAATGTCGGTGCCAGTAATACCAGTGGTTCAACAGCAAATTTACGTGGTCTTGGTTCGGATAAAACTTTAGTTTTAATTAATGGTCGCCGTGTTGCAAGCAGTGCATTTGGTACCGATTCAACCAACTTAAACAACATCCCTCTCGCATTGGTAGAGCGCATTGAAGTCTTACGTGACGGCGCATCTGCAGTCTATGGTGCAGATGCAGTGGGTGGTGTAATCAACTTTATTACGAAAAAGCAATATGAAGGCGTGGGCATTACTTTAGGTGGTCAAATTCCTGAAGAAAAAGGCGGCGAAAAAATTGACGTTTCGATTTTTGGGGGATATGGCGATCTAGATGAACAGGGTTTTAATGTCTACGGTGTGATCGATTACCGAAAACAAGATACGATTTGGGCAAAAGACCGTAAAGTCAGCCGCCGTGGTGGGGTACTTCCTGAATTAGGAATTGATGGCAGTTCAGCAAATGCTTTCCCTGCAAACTTCTACGATCCTAATGGTGGTCCATTGGATGAAGATGGTAATCCTGAAGGGATATTAGGCAACCCTTATGGCGATGACTGTTTAAATACCAAAGATACTGTACCTGAAGATGGCTTCTGTTATCTAAATACCCAAACTGTTATTGGTATTGTGCCTGAACAAGAAAATCTTTCTGCATTAGGTCGTGCAACCTTCAAACTATCAGACAACTTTAATGCAATTGGTGAATATATCTATGCACGTGATGAAGTAACCACTTCAATCGCGCCTGATGTTTATAGCCGTAGTGTGACCTTGCCTTATGCTAGTAAATATTATCCAGGTAAAGGCATTACCCCAGCATTTGATGGTTTGACGACTAACACCCTGCAACTGTATCTACGTTCACAAGGCGGCAACCGTGTTTCTAAGTCAATTAACGAATCGAACCGTATCTTTGCTGGGATCGAAGGTGAAGCATACGGTTGGGACATGAACGGGGGTATCACTTACACAAAAAGTGAGGCAACCGATAGTTTCGTAAGTGGGTATTTAAACCGTAGTCGAGTTCAGGCTGCACTTGATAATGGAACTTTGAACCCATTTGGACCACAAGCGCCAGAGGATCAAGGTCTTTGGAACACTTTTGATGTCAAAGGCGATACCAATCAGGCATCTTTAGATTCAACTACAATTGACTTTACCGTGAGTCGTCCAATCTACACACTTCCTGCAGGTGATGTTGGTTTTGCTTTCGGCGGTAGTTTCTCCAAACAAGACTGGGAAGCAACTGTAAATTCTGAAATTGTTGCTCAAGTTCCAGGTTCTGGTATTGATCCAAATAAACCAAAAAGCTCAGGCGATCGTGACATTAGCGCAGTATTCACTGAATTCCAAGTACCTTTATTGACCAACCTGGAATTACAGTTGGCTGCTCGTTATGATGACTATAGCGATTTTGGTGACACCTTTAATCCTAAAGTGGCCTTACGCTGGGAACCAGTTAAAGAACTCATGTTCCGTACTTCTTACAGTACCGGTTTCCGTGCACCAAGCTTATATGACGTCAATGCTCCTTCGGTCAGAACCTGGACTGGTGCAAGATATAACGACCCGATTCTTTGCCCGGGTGGTACACCAACTGAAACCAGATACCAAACTGAATGTAATACCCAGTTTATCCGTACACAAGGCGGCAATTCTGAACTAGGTCCAGAAGAGTCAACATCTTACATGGCTGGTTTTGTCTTTGAACCGATCAAAAACTTAGTTTTCACTGCCGATTACTACAATATCGAAATTGAAAACCTAATTGGAACGATTGGTGAATCATCAATTTTTGGTGATCCAGAAAAGTATGCTCAATACTTTGTTCGTAATGCAGAAGGGCGTATTGACCATATCTCAACTAACTTGATTAACTCCGGTGGCTTGAAAACCCAAGGTATTGATTTGAGTTTGAACTATCTTTCTCCAATGACGGCAACTGGCCGCTTCGGTTTTGGTATTGACGGTACTTATGTGATCAAAATGGATTACCAAAGCGAACCAGGCGGCGAGTGGGAAGGTTATGTCGGTGTTTATGATGACCCAGCAGTGGTTCGTTGGAAACATACTGCAAACGTGAACTGGTCTTATGAAAACTGGAGAATGGTGTTTGAACAACAGTTCGTTCGTGGTTATGAAGACTATTCAGAAGAACGCGATGTTGCTGACTACACCGTATACAACATTTCTGGCACTTACAAAGGATTTAAAAATCTGGAGCTAACTGCCGGTATTAAAAATATGTTCGATGCAGAACCACCTGCCTCTGACGTAATGGATAACTTCCAATACGGTTATGACCCACGTTATAGCGATCCAACAGGCCGCGCTTACTTCTTACGTGGTACCTATAAATTCTTTTAA
- a CDS encoding energy transducer TonB has translation MGTKFEDLEKNSAKKLTGIGVVVFLHILVGLVLMAGMAKDIIKPTEQPVELMIIQDIKPPEPEPPKETPPEPPKIVEKVAQVPEVKPVEKVVPVQKTLPTPTQPTTVAVPTPVAASPSPSPVAAPAPVVAAAPAPAPPPAGVTRGVSQGEAGCKRPDYPRDALMNEEQGEVLISVYVNTTGKVQDAKVKKSSGSRALDRAASKAFSLCTFKPAMKNGEPQESWYDIPYEFVLD, from the coding sequence ATGGGCACAAAGTTTGAAGACTTAGAAAAAAACTCCGCCAAAAAACTGACTGGTATTGGGGTCGTTGTTTTTTTGCATATCCTGGTTGGCCTGGTACTCATGGCTGGTATGGCAAAAGACATTATTAAACCAACGGAACAGCCAGTTGAGCTAATGATTATTCAAGATATTAAGCCGCCTGAACCTGAGCCACCAAAAGAAACACCACCTGAACCACCAAAAATCGTGGAAAAAGTAGCACAAGTGCCTGAGGTGAAACCGGTTGAAAAAGTCGTTCCTGTACAGAAAACACTTCCAACACCAACCCAACCGACAACTGTTGCAGTACCTACTCCCGTTGCAGCGAGTCCTTCACCAAGTCCGGTAGCAGCACCGGCTCCAGTAGTCGCAGCCGCTCCAGCCCCAGCTCCTCCACCCGCTGGCGTAACTCGTGGTGTTTCACAAGGTGAAGCAGGTTGTAAACGCCCAGACTATCCACGTGATGCACTGATGAATGAAGAACAAGGTGAAGTCTTGATCTCTGTATATGTAAATACCACCGGCAAGGTCCAAGATGCCAAAGTGAAAAAGTCGAGCGGTAGTCGTGCGCTGGATCGTGCAGCATCCAAGGCCTTCAGCTTATGTACTTTCAAGCCGGCAATGAAAAATGGCGAACCGCAAGAATCTTGGTATGACATTCCATATGAATTTGTCCTTGACTAA
- a CDS encoding MotA/TolQ/ExbB proton channel family protein, translating to MKKSFKPLKNMTAAGVIAMSTLLPLQTVFAEQSATPNTSAVTETVVTTPATAATPTPPPLPAEASDEKAGYNPYGLEAMWKEGDIVSKITLFILVVMSIGTWYIMISKCLQQSKIRKQAKEAEHQFWESSSLDNATENLDEASVYRFIAEKGIKSTKNHGGTLLERIDFNTWVTISISRAIDKIQNHLSGGLAFLATVGSTAPFVGLFGTVWGIYHALTAIGVSGQASIDKVAGPVGEALIMTAIGLAVAVPAVLGYNWLTRRNKAVMEEVRTFGSDLHAVLLSGEITTNNPVNRDVK from the coding sequence ATGAAAAAATCATTCAAACCTTTAAAAAATATGACTGCTGCTGGTGTAATTGCCATGAGCACTTTATTACCTCTGCAAACAGTTTTTGCAGAACAGTCCGCTACCCCCAATACCAGTGCTGTCACTGAAACAGTGGTAACAACACCTGCAACAGCGGCTACACCGACCCCGCCACCACTGCCTGCTGAAGCTAGCGATGAAAAAGCTGGATACAATCCTTATGGCCTAGAAGCCATGTGGAAAGAAGGTGATATTGTTTCTAAAATCACTTTGTTTATTCTGGTGGTCATGTCGATCGGTACCTGGTACATCATGATCAGCAAATGTTTACAGCAAAGTAAGATCCGTAAGCAAGCCAAGGAAGCTGAACACCAATTCTGGGAATCATCTTCTCTAGATAATGCAACCGAGAATCTGGATGAAGCCAGCGTCTACCGTTTTATTGCGGAAAAAGGGATTAAATCAACCAAAAATCATGGTGGCACATTACTTGAGCGTATTGATTTCAATACCTGGGTCACCATTTCGATTTCCCGTGCAATCGACAAAATCCAGAACCATCTGAGTGGTGGCCTGGCCTTCCTTGCGACAGTAGGTTCTACTGCGCCCTTTGTTGGCCTGTTTGGTACGGTTTGGGGTATCTATCACGCACTTACCGCGATTGGTGTTTCTGGTCAGGCTTCGATTGATAAAGTAGCAGGTCCAGTGGGTGAAGCACTGATCATGACAGCGATCGGTCTGGCAGTCGCAGTTCCTGCGGTACTCGGCTACAACTGGTTGACTCGCCGTAATAAAGCGGTCATGGAAGAAGTACGTACCTTTGGTTCTGATTTACACGCAGTATTACTCAGCGGCGAAATTACGACCAACAATCCTGTTAATCGTGACGTGAAGTAA
- a CDS encoding ExbD/TolR family protein — MGMMVNSNDNDDEVIGTINTTPLVDIMLVLLIIFLITVPVAIHTVPVDLPEERNVPYETKPENVQLAVNKTGDIFWNESYIPDKTVLLSRLQAEAQKRPQPEVHIRGDQLTPYEAIDQVISTTQQAGIGKIAFVTTPPATP; from the coding sequence ATGGGAATGATGGTCAATTCAAACGACAACGATGATGAGGTAATTGGAACCATTAATACCACACCTTTGGTTGATATTATGCTGGTTCTGCTCATTATCTTCCTGATTACTGTACCGGTTGCCATTCATACCGTACCAGTCGATCTGCCAGAAGAACGTAATGTCCCGTATGAAACCAAGCCAGAAAATGTTCAGCTGGCCGTCAATAAAACCGGCGATATTTTCTGGAATGAGTCTTATATCCCGGATAAGACGGTTTTACTGAGCCGATTACAGGCAGAAGCTCAAAAGCGACCTCAGCCTGAAGTGCATATCCGTGGTGATCAGTTAACACCTTATGAGGCAATTGATCAGGTGATTAGTACCACCCAACAGGCCGGTATCGGCAAAATTGCTTTTGTCACCACTCCGCCCGCTACACCTTAA
- a CDS encoding ExbD/TolR family protein, whose protein sequence is MGMNVGSNQDDDVMLDVNMTPLIDVMLVLLIMFIITIPLPNNSINIDLPNGTPPVTDEKPPELVELRLDAQGKIFWNEQPVANTQALENFFKTVAQKVDQDQIKIKADRATEYKHIAMVMAAAQRLEVKKIGIMSNNN, encoded by the coding sequence ATGGGTATGAATGTTGGTTCAAATCAAGACGATGATGTGATGTTAGATGTCAATATGACGCCACTAATTGATGTCATGCTGGTCTTGCTGATTATGTTTATTATCACAATTCCTTTGCCGAATAACTCGATTAATATCGATCTACCGAATGGAACGCCTCCTGTAACCGATGAAAAACCGCCTGAGCTGGTGGAATTACGTCTGGATGCACAAGGTAAGATTTTCTGGAATGAACAGCCGGTAGCAAATACCCAAGCTCTGGAAAACTTTTTCAAGACAGTAGCGCAAAAAGTGGATCAGGATCAGATTAAAATCAAGGCGGATCGTGCCACTGAATACAAGCATATTGCGATGGTCATGGCTGCAGCTCAACGGCTGGAAGTCAAAAAAATTGGCATTATGAGTAACAACAACTAA
- the ftn gene encoding heteropolymeric bacterioferritin subunit Ftn has product MRGNPEVVDYLNMLIGGELAARDQYLIHSRMYEDWGLTKIFERIDHEMQEESQHADAIIRRVLFLEGTPNMQRDDVEIGEDVVSCLKADLKLEYHVREKLAQGIKLCEEKGDYISRDMLRQQMSDTEEDHTYWLEKQLRLIELIGLQNYIQSQM; this is encoded by the coding sequence ATGCGCGGAAATCCAGAAGTCGTAGATTATTTAAATATGTTGATCGGTGGCGAACTGGCTGCTCGTGACCAATACTTGATTCACTCTCGTATGTATGAAGATTGGGGATTGACCAAAATCTTTGAACGTATTGATCACGAAATGCAAGAAGAGTCCCAGCATGCGGATGCGATTATCCGTCGTGTTCTGTTCCTTGAAGGAACGCCAAACATGCAGCGCGATGACGTTGAGATTGGCGAGGATGTGGTGAGCTGCCTGAAAGCTGATCTAAAACTTGAATATCATGTGCGGGAAAAACTGGCGCAGGGCATCAAACTGTGCGAAGAGAAAGGTGACTATATCAGCCGTGATATGTTACGCCAGCAAATGTCGGATACCGAAGAAGACCATACTTACTGGCTAGAAAAACAATTGCGTTTAATCGAACTGATTGGTTTGCAAAATTATATTCAGTCACAGATGTAA